In the Uranotaenia lowii strain MFRU-FL chromosome 1, ASM2978415v1, whole genome shotgun sequence genome, AcaacgaactgctgagactgtgTCTCTccacgggagtgagacttgtgggattcgctGACAACTTGGTTCTCCTGGTATCGGGCCCATCAACCGGAGAGGTCCtgctactcgccacagtagcgatTGAGAAGGTAGAAAATTGGATGCGCTGCCAGAGCTTGCGTCCGTCTCATCACAAAAcagagatggtgctgatcaccaacctgattccagcacaatcagggacgattgcagctggaccAAGCGTGCGATCAAGAAGTACCTgagggtgatgatcgacgaccggcccacgtcgactacgcctgtaagaaagcagccctctcacgggccatgtcgaatAACTCGGCGATCCGCTACAGTAGGAGGAGAGTCCTGAcgagtgtgacctcgtccattttgcggtacggagcggcagcCTTGAGCACGCAGTGTAACTTGCAAAAGCTCTGCATtatgcagcggctgatgaacctgcgagtaatcagcgcataccgaacggtgtcctcggtagctgctgatgttgtggcgggggtcatgcccatctcggtcttgctataggaagatatcttctgctacgagcacaggaACATGCCCGATATGCGGAgacatgccagagaggcctcgatgtccaactggcagcaccagtgggacagctcggaacgtggccggtggacccatcgcttgatccctaacgtcggatcctggatggaccggagacatggagaggtgTAGTTCTGCATGACACTGTTCTTGACTGCTTCATGCAGTACcgccatcggtttggacacgtggcctcgccattctgcccaacctgcggtgacacagtagaggcaccagagcacgtagtgttcaactgtccgaggttcgaaggggcacgcgctaacatgcttgccgcctgcggaccagacacgacagccgacaacatcgtatGGCGGATGTGTGAagatgccaatacttggcgcgtggtcagcgatgagttcacccggatcatgactgccctgcaaaGGAGTTGGAGTGTAGATTGATTCCTCcgtcggggagcatctgaaTATTGTGCGTCCGaacctggcagtaaagcatacaaagataagactctacttTCTGTGTATTCCGAGCTGCCAGGTACGTCGCTCGTATGTGTGTAGGATTCCTCAAACGttaccgtcgcggagtatcctATTCGAACGCACCATCTGCGAtggaggctgtggggataagacaagtcattctccgcagtcgaactcgtagggggaagagtattcacgtcgcggagtaCTCTCGGCTAGAGTGGTCTCACCtcgccgtcggatgagccactcgattcatctgagtcgcaagcgtaaaagacccgtacgtgtgctatGACAAGCGcgtgtctaggataagctgctcttgaTTCGGCAGTCTAGTGTTGCCAGCCCCAAAGTTGCAAGCCAAAGgaaggaggaagaccggaccacggtcggagtagaatgccctttcagtggggggcattcgagtagtgtgcgtccgattctagcagtaaagcatacaaaaataagactataccttctgcgtatgccgagctgttaggtacCTACGTCGtgaacgttgtgtaggatacctccaccgccgcgggGTATGTAAGTAGAACACGCTCCCTACgacggaagctgcggggataagacttgaccttctccgcagtcgaagACGTAGGGAGAAGAGAATTCACGTAGCGGaatgacgtcttcgccgggattcttccgagtagtttcgtaaagccccggacgtgtgctgtgacaggcgcgtgtccaggataagatACTCTCGGCCGGCTAatggacgggcaaagaggagaggtcctcgagccaaaccaagcggagtCAAAACCTCAAGGCGTTAGAGGAaaggtcattggtctctagcAGTGGTCTCAAACAGAGACCAACCAAGTGAACCTAGTAACCACGTAAACATCGAACCAAGTGCACCTCGAATTACGAGTAAAAGCTGaacctcgagtcgtcagaggagaggtccttggTAGCCGATGAGCGCtgaagcgcggacttggtctcccatcacaggtacagccttcgttgcaggccctaggtggactttatggcttAGGGGTTCATAGTATCtagagtcgaccaattgcacccatggacttgccgggagacttgagacatgcatTCCTTCGtctaaattaaaatatctcgcgtgagctttcattacgtcgaatgaaaccaaatgtaaacaaagggTTTCATcccaagaaaaataaaaaactgcaCAACCTAGCCGcaaacttctttccatttagaatattttcctGACCAACATATTGTATACGTAAaatactaattttaaagttgttttgataacttttgcagcagttttctgtaaaTTCCCAAGATGtgtcatacgacgtaatgaaagctcacgcgaaatATAAACATAAACTCAGTAATCGAAATCGCTGTTCAAGTTTCCGAATGAGGACGAGACTTTACAAATGTTGACATCATGACGCATGCACGCGGAGCAAAACAACCTTAAACTGTGGTTACTGGTTATACTGCAATGCAGATGCTAATGAGAAGTTATCTTATTGAGacttgagaaatgagtactttcccggtctCCATATTGTCAAAATAGAAGATCGGTCTCAATTTtcctgggaaaaaaaatctgatgttGAAGTTGAAATGGTAGTCTCGGATCCATAATAAGTGTTTAATCGGTAAATTACAACAAATTCTAAGAGAGTGTATTTACATATCCTAACTATATAAACAATTGACCTGTCTCACAATACTTTCCAGGTCAGAATTCTCTGGATGATGTCCCCATACAGTAGCTCCCGAACATCCTTGGCAAACAGAAAATCCAGATGGTTAAAGGTGTTATGCTGCACCTGGCGGTGTTCAATGAGATTCGGTAGTGCACGGCCAAGCTGCAGTACGTCTTCGGGATCAGCAAGATAATCGTTCAAGCCGTAGTGAAACACAACCGGTGTCCGTACTTCCGTGAGGTTGTACTCCGGAGGTTCCGGCATGCCGTATATgaatgtatttttgattttaccgAAATCGTATCGACGAAATTGTGCCGTCCGTACGCCTTGAGCGTAGTGGACAATCTGCTTCGTCGATGCACCCGCAGGTGTGTGACCAACGAGAAGGGGAATTATTTGCTGGAAAAAGAGTTTCGGTTAGGAAAACAGTTGGAGGTTTTCTAGTGCATTATACATTACCAGTTCGACCTGATCGGGATCAGCTCCTGCCAATTGAAAAAGGACGTTCAGGCACAGATTACTTGTAATACTTCCAGAGCAAAACAATCGAGCTATGTCATGGAGAATACTATTGTTCGGCTTGAACTCGTCGATCCCGAAGGTTTCAAAAAGTATGGTTAGGGTTTCTTGGAATACGGATAACACTCGTAGCAGAGGACTTCTCATATGACTCGTGAAGGCCACTGGCGCTAGAGCCTGCATCAGATGTATCTTTTCGTTGTACTCAGGACGCGTTANNNNNNNNNNNNNNNNNNNNNNNNNNNNNNNNNNNNNNNNNNNNNNNNNNNNNNNNNNNNNNNNNNNNNNNNNNNNNNNNNN is a window encoding:
- the LOC129738283 gene encoding lipase 3-like; this encodes RPEYNEKIHLMQALAPVAFTSHMRSPLLRVLSVFQETLTILFETFGIDEFKPNNSILHDIARLFCSGSITSNLCLNVLFQLAGADPDQVELQIIPLLVGHTPAGASTKQIVHYAQGVRTAQFRRYDFGKIKNTFIYGMPEPPEYNLTEVRTPVVFHYGLNDYLADPEDVLQLGRALPNLIEHRQVQHNTFNHLDFLFAKDVRELLYGDIIQRILTWKVL